The following are encoded in a window of Thermus hydrothermalis genomic DNA:
- a CDS encoding chloride channel protein codes for MRPLGRGPHLSLPSFWDEEVRHTGPLILYSAFTGALAGLLVALLNLALRPLAEGVGNLFGYLAPEPPGEGGLLQAFTGPALWPLAFLLPPLYALTSYLGTGQGLAALLRQAREGTPAPRLAHPRAVLGGALQIALYSPMGREGPFGVLGLWLGLLLDRRFPRLGGGLAFAGLAAGLGAALHAPVAGALLATEILYRSLLLEARALTPALIGALSGFAVYGAFFGYEPLLPFPVRLDLASLPAGLLLGVLAAALATLWTEGGRALAAWLKPLPFPLRHALLGLALALALLFLPEALGNGLGWVAVATTPLLAPWALFYLLLAKLLLLILALGVRAYGGPFTPALVLGGLLGAFLAHLAGPFNLPAEALALAGGVAVLAGVARAPFAGLALAAEWGGYASLPLALPAVFLAYALTPAHDPEEGLKEAPATPEGHPSETPPQSEPPPRGPEAAAGPETPPG; via the coding sequence ATGCGCCCCTTGGGCCGCGGCCCCCACCTTTCCCTGCCTTCCTTCTGGGACGAGGAGGTGCGCCACACCGGGCCCCTCATCCTCTATAGCGCCTTCACCGGGGCCTTGGCGGGGCTTCTGGTGGCCCTGCTGAACCTTGCCCTGCGGCCCCTGGCCGAAGGGGTAGGCAACCTTTTCGGCTACCTGGCCCCCGAGCCCCCGGGGGAAGGGGGGCTCCTCCAGGCCTTCACGGGGCCAGCTCTCTGGCCCCTCGCCTTCCTCCTCCCGCCCCTTTACGCCCTCACGAGCTACCTGGGCACCGGGCAGGGGCTCGCCGCCCTTCTGCGCCAGGCGCGGGAAGGGACCCCGGCCCCCCGGCTCGCCCACCCCCGGGCGGTCCTGGGCGGGGCGTTGCAGATCGCCCTCTACTCCCCCATGGGCCGGGAGGGGCCTTTCGGGGTTTTGGGGCTTTGGCTGGGGCTCCTTTTGGACCGCCGCTTTCCCCGCTTGGGCGGAGGGTTAGCCTTTGCCGGGCTTGCCGCCGGGCTCGGGGCCGCCCTCCACGCCCCGGTGGCGGGGGCCCTCCTCGCCACGGAGATCCTCTACCGCTCCCTCCTCCTCGAGGCCCGGGCCCTCACCCCCGCCCTCATCGGGGCCCTTTCGGGCTTCGCCGTCTACGGAGCCTTTTTCGGCTATGAGCCCCTCCTTCCCTTTCCCGTGCGCCTGGACCTGGCAAGCCTCCCCGCAGGCCTCCTCCTGGGGGTTTTGGCCGCCGCCTTGGCCACCCTGTGGACCGAGGGGGGAAGGGCCCTTGCCGCCTGGCTTAAGCCCCTCCCTTTCCCCCTCCGCCACGCCCTCCTGGGCCTTGCCCTCGCCCTCGCCCTCCTCTTCCTCCCCGAGGCCTTGGGAAACGGCCTCGGCTGGGTGGCGGTGGCCACCACGCCCCTCCTCGCCCCTTGGGCGCTTTTCTACCTCCTCCTCGCCAAGCTCCTCCTCCTCATCCTGGCCCTGGGGGTAAGGGCGTACGGGGGGCCCTTCACCCCGGCCCTGGTCCTAGGGGGGCTTTTGGGCGCCTTCCTCGCCCACCTGGCCGGGCCCTTCAACCTTCCGGCCGAGGCCTTGGCCCTGGCGGGCGGGGTGGCGGTCCTGGCCGGGGTGGCCCGGGCCCCCTTCGCCGGCCTGGCCCTGGCGGCGGAGTGGGGCGGGTACGCAAGCCTCCCCTTAGCCCTGCCCGCCGTCTTCCTGGCCTACGCCCTGACCCCCGCCCACGACCCGGAGGAGGGCCTTAAGGAAGCGCCGGCCACGC
- a CDS encoding amidohydrolase family protein, protein MSWLKTELWTAEVVYAGFGTPMLRGALAVQGGHVVGVGSLAELKARFPEAPVVAKGKALLPPPVNAHTHLDLSLLPLYRGPFAGFLSHVVAHRESRGLLGARWGLEELLATGVGAFADIVFKDEVMDFLLLESPLPGVAFYEVFAPDPLEAEEVFARVKAKVAAWRKREGRVKVGLSPHAPYSVSLPLLKRLAQYAQAEGIPLMVHAAESPEEVAFLREGTGPLAEVHRRFSQAPFTPPGLTPVRLLHALGVLGPTTLLVHGVQVDEEEVALLAETGTKVVLCPRSNQNLAVGEAPIPLYARYGVELALGTDSRASSPDLDVRQEALFLWGKADPRLLVRALTRGGYRALGLPTPRITRGTPVSLVHSL, encoded by the coding sequence CTTTGGACCGCTGAGGTGGTCTACGCCGGCTTCGGCACCCCCATGCTCCGGGGGGCCTTGGCGGTGCAGGGAGGGCACGTGGTGGGGGTGGGAAGCCTGGCGGAGCTTAAGGCCCGCTTTCCCGAGGCACCCGTGGTGGCCAAAGGCAAGGCCCTCCTCCCCCCGCCCGTGAACGCCCACACCCACCTGGACCTAAGCCTCCTGCCCCTTTACCGAGGGCCTTTTGCCGGCTTTCTCTCCCACGTGGTGGCCCACCGGGAAAGCCGGGGGCTTTTGGGGGCGAGGTGGGGGCTAGAGGAGCTTCTGGCCACCGGGGTGGGCGCCTTCGCCGACATCGTCTTCAAGGACGAGGTGATGGACTTCCTCCTCCTGGAAAGCCCGCTTCCCGGCGTGGCCTTCTACGAGGTCTTCGCCCCGGACCCCCTGGAGGCGGAGGAGGTCTTCGCCCGGGTGAAGGCCAAGGTGGCGGCGTGGCGGAAGCGGGAGGGGAGGGTGAAGGTGGGGCTTTCCCCCCACGCCCCCTACTCCGTGAGCCTGCCCCTCCTCAAGCGGCTCGCCCAGTACGCCCAGGCCGAGGGCATCCCCCTCATGGTCCATGCGGCGGAAAGCCCGGAGGAGGTGGCCTTCCTCCGGGAGGGAACGGGCCCCTTGGCCGAGGTGCACCGCCGCTTTAGCCAAGCCCCCTTCACGCCCCCAGGCCTCACCCCGGTGCGGCTCCTCCACGCACTGGGGGTCCTCGGCCCCACCACCCTTCTCGTGCACGGGGTCCAGGTGGACGAGGAGGAGGTGGCCCTCCTCGCCGAAACCGGGACCAAGGTGGTGCTCTGCCCCCGCTCCAACCAGAACCTGGCGGTGGGCGAGGCGCCCATCCCCCTCTACGCCCGGTACGGGGTGGAGCTCGCCCTGGGCACGGACTCCCGGGCGAGCAGCCCCGACCTGGACGTGCGCCAGGAGGCCCTTTTCCTCTGGGGCAAGGCGGACCCCCGCCTCCTGGTCCGGGCCCTAACCCGAGGGGGGTATAGGGCCTTGGGCCTCCCCACGCCCCGGATTACCCGGGGAACGCCCGTTTCTCTGGTACACTCCCTCTGA